A stretch of Nitrospira sp. DNA encodes these proteins:
- a CDS encoding acetyl-CoA carboxylase carboxyltransferase subunit alpha: MRDYLEFEKPIRELEEKIEKLAAANSGKSSTQEEIRKLRGKIAQAEHELYGSLTPWQRTQLARHPQRPSTIDYINELCRGFLEFHGDRSFGDDRAIVGGFARFNDRTVMIIGHQKGKTLKERMQRNFGMPNPEGYRKALRLMRMAEKFNRPIITFIDTPGAYPGIGAEERGQAEAIAHNLLVMSRLTVPILSVVIGEGGSGGALALGVSDRVMMLEHSVYSVISPEGCAAILWDNPAKVPDAAAALKITANDLLELGVIDEIISEPLGGAHRDPKAMCERVGKVLTNQLFQLTDLSADQLLTQRDQKYRKIGAVNGLVALT; this comes from the coding sequence ATGCGCGACTACCTTGAATTTGAAAAGCCGATCCGCGAGCTGGAAGAAAAAATCGAAAAGCTGGCGGCAGCCAATTCAGGAAAATCTTCGACCCAGGAAGAAATCCGCAAACTGCGCGGGAAAATCGCCCAAGCCGAACACGAACTCTATGGGTCCCTGACTCCCTGGCAGCGCACCCAGCTGGCCCGGCATCCCCAGCGCCCCAGCACCATCGACTATATCAACGAACTCTGCCGTGGCTTTCTGGAGTTTCACGGCGACCGTTCCTTTGGCGACGACCGAGCTATTGTCGGCGGGTTCGCCCGGTTCAACGACCGGACGGTCATGATCATCGGCCATCAAAAGGGCAAGACGCTCAAAGAGCGGATGCAGCGGAACTTCGGCATGCCCAACCCGGAAGGCTACCGGAAAGCCCTGCGCCTGATGCGAATGGCGGAAAAGTTCAACCGGCCGATCATCACCTTTATCGATACTCCGGGGGCCTATCCCGGCATCGGCGCCGAAGAGCGCGGGCAAGCCGAAGCCATCGCCCATAATCTACTCGTCATGTCCCGCCTGACCGTCCCGATTCTTTCCGTGGTGATTGGAGAAGGCGGCAGCGGCGGCGCCCTGGCCTTGGGCGTATCGGACCGCGTGATGATGCTGGAACATTCCGTCTATTCCGTGATTTCCCCGGAAGGCTGTGCCGCGATTCTCTGGGACAACCCGGCGAAAGTGCCCGATGCGGCTGCCGCGCTGAAAATCACCGCGAACGATCTGCTCGAGCTTGGCGTAATCGACGAAATTATTTCCGAACCGCTCGGCGGCGCCCATCGCGACCCCAAAGCCATGTGCGAGCGAGTCGGCAAAGTGCTCACCAACCAACTCTTCCAGCTCACCGACCTGTCAGCCGACCAATTACTCACCCAGCGCGATCAGAAATATCGCAAGATCGGCGCGGTGAATGGGTTAGTTGCCCTCACGTAA
- a CDS encoding TIGR03862 family flavoprotein — MNIAIIGGGPAGLMAAEAARAGGAQVDLYDAMPSVGRKFLLAGKGGLNLTHSEPLEPFLARYGARRAQIAPLLAAFGPEALRAWVGEFGIETFVGSSGRVFPKDMKAAPLLRAWLRRLRQAGVIFHTRHRWSGWTEDGGLTFSTPQGVTTVQADAVVLALGGGSWPALGSDGGWVPLLRQRGAVVTPLRPANCGFDVAWTEHFKSKFAGQPVKSVALKILTPTGGECWQQGEFVVTTTGVEGGVIYAMSSLLRDEILAKGTATMRLDLAPDRDLSRLTNELSRPRGKRTMATHLDRRVGISGVKAGLLREVVSKEDFTDPAKLAAAIKSLPITLLAPRPLDEAISTAGGVAFEVLDARLMLRDVPGVFCAGEMLDWEAPTGGYLLTACFASGRVAGAGAVEWLKSR, encoded by the coding sequence ATGAACATTGCAATCATCGGTGGCGGTCCGGCCGGGCTCATGGCTGCGGAGGCCGCGCGCGCCGGCGGAGCGCAGGTCGATCTCTATGACGCGATGCCCTCCGTGGGCCGCAAGTTTCTCCTCGCCGGCAAAGGCGGGCTGAATCTCACCCATTCGGAACCGCTGGAACCGTTTCTCGCCCGGTATGGGGCCAGGCGGGCACAGATCGCCCCGCTACTGGCGGCGTTCGGCCCAGAGGCGCTACGTGCCTGGGTGGGGGAGTTCGGCATTGAAACATTTGTCGGTTCCTCCGGCCGCGTATTTCCCAAAGATATGAAGGCGGCTCCGCTGCTGCGGGCCTGGTTGCGCCGCTTGCGCCAGGCCGGCGTCATCTTTCACACCCGGCATCGCTGGTCAGGCTGGACGGAAGACGGGGGACTCACTTTTTCCACGCCGCAAGGCGTCACCACCGTGCAGGCTGATGCGGTGGTGCTCGCGCTCGGTGGCGGAAGCTGGCCGGCCCTGGGTTCCGATGGCGGGTGGGTTCCGCTGCTCCGGCAGCGCGGCGCGGTAGTGACGCCGTTGCGTCCTGCGAATTGCGGATTCGATGTGGCCTGGACCGAGCATTTCAAAAGCAAGTTTGCCGGACAGCCGGTGAAGTCGGTGGCCTTGAAGATTCTGACCCCGACCGGCGGGGAGTGCTGGCAGCAGGGCGAATTCGTCGTGACGACCACGGGGGTGGAGGGCGGGGTGATCTATGCGATGTCGTCCCTCCTGCGGGATGAGATTCTCGCCAAGGGGACCGCGACCATGCGGCTCGATCTGGCGCCTGATCGCGACCTCTCCCGTTTGACGAACGAGCTCTCACGCCCGCGCGGCAAACGGACGATGGCGACGCACCTGGACCGCCGGGTCGGCATATCAGGGGTGAAGGCGGGATTGCTGCGTGAAGTGGTGTCGAAAGAGGATTTTACCGATCCGGCCAAGCTGGCCGCCGCGATCAAATCGCTGCCGATTACGCTCCTCGCGCCCAGGCCGCTGGATGAGGCGATCAGCACGGCCGGCGGCGTGGCGTTTGAAGTGCTGGATGCGCGGCTGATGCTGCGGGATGTGCCGGGTGTGTTCTGCGCCGGCGAGATGCTGGATTGGGAAGCCCCGACCGGCGGCTATCTGCTGACCGCCTGTTTCGCGAGCGGTCGGGTAGCCGGAGCAGGTGCGGTGGAATGGCTAAAGTCACGCTAG
- a CDS encoding aldo/keto reductase, whose product MAITAYNGITVPAFMYGTAWKKEATTRLVQLAVASGFRAIDTANQLIHYQEALVGDALLELAKQGIARDTLFLQTKFTSVDGQDHRTPYDAKADLTTQVHQSFQSSLAHLHTDYLDSYVLHGPYSRRGLGNADWEVWAAIEALYDSGKTKMIGISNVSAEQLSLLCAKARHKPMVVQNRCYAAFGWDKAVREICKAEHIIYQGFSLLTANREVFVDPAVRAMAVTHETGLAQIVFRFAMQIGMLPLTGTSNPPHMTEDLACDQFTLSPDELHAIETIGL is encoded by the coding sequence ATGGCGATCACAGCCTACAACGGCATCACGGTTCCGGCATTCATGTATGGCACCGCGTGGAAGAAAGAGGCCACGACCCGGCTGGTGCAACTGGCGGTTGCGTCCGGGTTTCGGGCGATCGACACCGCGAATCAGTTGATCCATTACCAGGAAGCGCTGGTGGGCGACGCGCTGTTGGAACTGGCGAAGCAGGGCATTGCTCGGGACACACTGTTTCTTCAGACCAAGTTTACCTCAGTCGATGGGCAGGATCATCGGACTCCCTACGATGCCAAGGCCGACCTCACCACGCAGGTGCATCAGTCCTTCCAGAGCTCGTTGGCCCATCTGCACACGGACTATCTGGACTCCTATGTGCTGCACGGTCCCTATTCCAGACGTGGGTTAGGGAATGCGGATTGGGAAGTCTGGGCCGCCATCGAAGCGCTCTACGATTCCGGCAAGACCAAGATGATCGGCATCAGCAATGTCTCCGCTGAACAGTTGTCCTTGCTCTGCGCCAAGGCCCGGCACAAGCCGATGGTGGTGCAGAACCGCTGCTACGCGGCCTTCGGGTGGGACAAAGCCGTGCGAGAGATTTGCAAGGCTGAGCATATTATTTATCAAGGCTTTTCCCTTCTGACGGCCAACCGGGAAGTCTTTGTCGATCCAGCGGTGCGCGCCATGGCGGTGACGCATGAAACCGGACTCGCGCAGATTGTCTTTCGGTTCGCGATGCAGATCGGCATGTTGCCGCTCACCGGCACCAGCAATCCCCCGCACATGACAGAGGATCTCGCGTGCGATCAGTTCACCCTCTCACCAGACGAGCTGCACGCCATCGAGACGATCGGCCTGTAA
- a CDS encoding DEAD/DEAH box helicase — MKHDTIDPSTATAVHGFSPGFAALGLEASLLATLDALGYEEPTPIQRESIPPLLAGKDLLGQAATGTGKTASFALPLLQRLAHGPKQRPGALILVPTRELAIQVGEALQRYGKELRTSVLAIYGGAAIGPQLYALKRGVDVVVATPGRALDHLRRNTLQLKHIQMVVLDEADEMLDMGFADDLDAILEQTPATKQTALFSATMPPRIKSIAHRHLKNPVEITIAKEPVKAGSAPKVQQTAYIVSRPYRAAALARVLDMAGPKSALVFCRTRVEVDEVTVMLTSRGHRAEAIHGGMSQPQRDRVMQSFRSGQTELLIATDVAARGLDIPSVSHVINYDLPSSAEVYVHRIGRTGRAGREGAAITIIDPREHRFLRNIEQLTKARVVVAPVPSVSDLRTKRVERTLSSIREVLTAGDLEHFRTVVTTLAQDFEVIDVAAAAMKLAHQGQAGERDEAEIPAVPVRPQAPEYRPSQRPMGRPDDRYRGGPARPSERPAMGRPVRSSGRAPGMARIYIGAGREAGIRPGDLVGAIANEAKLSASMIGGIEIESRFSLVDVPEAMAQGIIQTLGRTRIKGQKVPVRIFRD, encoded by the coding sequence ATGAAACACGACACGATCGACCCGTCCACCGCCACGGCCGTCCATGGCTTTTCCCCCGGCTTTGCCGCACTCGGCCTCGAAGCGTCGCTGCTGGCGACGTTGGATGCGCTGGGGTATGAAGAACCCACGCCGATTCAGCGCGAATCGATTCCACCGCTGCTGGCCGGGAAGGATCTGCTGGGACAAGCCGCCACGGGCACGGGCAAGACGGCATCGTTCGCATTGCCGCTCTTGCAGCGGCTGGCCCATGGCCCCAAGCAACGGCCGGGCGCGCTCATTCTGGTGCCGACACGCGAACTGGCCATTCAGGTGGGTGAGGCACTGCAGCGCTACGGCAAGGAGCTCCGGACCTCGGTGCTGGCGATTTACGGCGGCGCGGCGATCGGCCCGCAGTTATACGCCCTGAAGCGCGGCGTGGACGTGGTCGTGGCGACGCCGGGACGGGCGCTGGATCACCTGCGGCGCAATACGCTGCAACTGAAGCACATTCAAATGGTGGTCTTGGACGAAGCGGACGAAATGCTCGACATGGGTTTCGCCGACGATCTCGACGCCATCCTCGAACAAACGCCGGCCACGAAACAGACGGCCTTGTTCTCCGCCACGATGCCGCCGCGCATCAAGTCGATCGCCCATCGCCATCTCAAGAATCCGGTCGAGATCACGATTGCCAAGGAGCCGGTCAAGGCCGGATCCGCGCCCAAGGTCCAGCAAACGGCCTATATCGTCTCGCGCCCCTATCGGGCGGCGGCGTTAGCACGAGTCCTGGATATGGCGGGGCCCAAATCAGCCCTGGTCTTCTGCCGCACCCGCGTGGAAGTGGACGAAGTCACGGTGATGCTGACCAGCCGCGGCCATCGGGCGGAAGCCATTCATGGCGGCATGAGCCAGCCGCAGCGCGACCGCGTAATGCAATCCTTCAGGAGTGGGCAGACCGAGCTGTTGATCGCCACCGATGTGGCGGCGCGCGGCCTGGATATTCCCAGCGTGTCGCACGTCATCAACTACGATTTGCCGTCATCCGCTGAAGTCTATGTGCACCGCATCGGCCGAACGGGCAGGGCGGGTCGCGAAGGCGCGGCGATCACGATCATCGATCCGCGCGAGCATCGCTTCTTGCGCAACATCGAGCAGCTCACGAAGGCCAGAGTCGTGGTGGCCCCGGTGCCGTCGGTCTCCGACCTCCGCACGAAGCGAGTGGAGCGCACCTTATCGTCGATTCGCGAGGTACTGACGGCTGGGGATTTGGAGCATTTCCGCACCGTGGTCACGACCCTGGCGCAGGATTTTGAAGTGATCGATGTCGCCGCCGCGGCCATGAAGCTGGCGCATCAGGGACAGGCCGGTGAGCGGGACGAAGCTGAAATTCCCGCCGTACCAGTGCGCCCGCAGGCGCCGGAGTATCGGCCCTCGCAGCGCCCGATGGGACGGCCTGACGACCGCTATCGTGGCGGGCCTGCCAGGCCCAGCGAACGGCCGGCCATGGGCAGGCCGGTGCGCAGTAGTGGGCGGGCTCCAGGCATGGCCCGAATCTATATCGGCGCCGGCCGCGAGGCGGGGATTCGCCCGGGCGATCTCGTCGGCGCCATTGCGAACGAAGCCAAGCTGAGTGCGAGCATGATCGGCGGCATCGAAATTGAGAGCCGGTTTTCACTCGTCGATGTGCCGGAGGCGATGGCCCAAGGCATTATCCAGACGCTGGGACGCACCAGAATCAAAGGACAAAAAGTTCCGGTCAGGATTTTCCGCGACTAA
- a CDS encoding inorganic pyrophosphatase has protein sequence MGRSGMDPIQRLMSLMFKAHPWHGVSIGEKAPDVVTSYIEIVPTDTVKYEVDKDSGFLKVDRPQRFSNFCPVYYGLIPQTFCGEKVAALFAKRAKRKNMVGDGDPLDICVLTEKTIAHSDILLTAIPIGGFSMADGGEADDKIIAVMKDDAAYGNIRDIKDCPIALIDRLQHYFLTYKQAPGSVQHKVEITSLYGRDEAMKVIRASHADYRAKFPELESLWPKQMAQ, from the coding sequence ATGGGGCGTTCCGGAATGGATCCGATTCAGCGACTGATGAGTTTGATGTTCAAGGCGCATCCCTGGCATGGAGTCTCGATCGGCGAGAAGGCGCCGGACGTCGTCACCAGCTATATCGAAATCGTGCCCACCGACACGGTGAAGTACGAAGTGGATAAAGACAGCGGATTCCTCAAGGTGGACCGCCCGCAGCGCTTTTCCAATTTTTGTCCCGTCTATTACGGACTCATCCCGCAAACCTTTTGCGGCGAAAAAGTGGCGGCCTTGTTCGCGAAGCGCGCGAAACGCAAAAACATGGTGGGCGACGGCGATCCGCTCGACATCTGCGTGCTGACGGAAAAGACGATTGCCCATAGCGATATTCTGCTCACGGCGATTCCCATCGGCGGGTTCAGCATGGCCGACGGAGGGGAAGCCGACGATAAGATCATCGCCGTGATGAAGGACGATGCGGCCTACGGCAATATCCGGGACATCAAGGATTGTCCGATCGCGCTGATCGATCGGTTGCAGCATTATTTTCTCACCTACAAGCAGGCTCCGGGATCGGTTCAGCACAAAGTGGAGATTACGAGCCTGTACGGCCGCGATGAAGCGATGAAGGTCATCCGCGCCAGTCATGCGGACTATCGCGCCAAGTTTCCTGAGCTGGAATCGCTCTGGCCGAAACAGATGGCGCAGTAA
- the hrpB gene encoding ATP-dependent helicase HrpB: MNPHTITSRLPIEDVLPTLCAALARTPNAVLTAPPGAGKTTGVPPALLTASWLGGNKLLLLEPRRLAARAAAHRMATAMNEQVGATVGYRMRLDSKIGPKTRIEVVTEGILTRLLQQDPSLSAYGAVLFDEFHERSLQADTGLALCLESQRLFRPDLRLLVMSATLDVEAIATLLGEAPVITCEGRMFPVETRYLEQPMAGHLDKAVSQMIRRSLAQDSGSLLVFLPGMAEIRRVERMLLEASLGPAILVAPLHGDLPQAAQDLAIAPAPVGTRKVVLATSIAETSLTIDGVRVVIDAGLLRVPRFDPRTGLTRLDTIRVTQDSADQRRGRAGRLEPGVCYRLWTVSEQAALTPRRPPEMLDADLAPLMLDLALWGTADPSELSWLTPPPSGTVAQANDLLTRLGALDATGAITAHGRKMADLPIHPRLAHMLLQSLPLRLTSLACDLAALLSERDVLRGPPGWRNADLRLRLDLLHGIQDHAGGATVDRGAIQRIRRTADLWRHHLARLSGAPPAEQPRDHDAAGILLALAYPDRIAQRQPGMDRRYRMANGRGAVFPNPDPLAGEPYLVIAELDGATQWARIDLAAPVTLADIEQLYQHEIRISDAVVWDEKTQAVRASRQRQLWSLVLAEQSLSKPEPSLIVTALLQGLAEKGLDPLAWTPELQQWRARVQFLRRMTGPESPWPDLSNEHLLQTLDTWLGPYLDGFTTLERVKRLDLTPPLHALLTWEQQRQLERLAPAQITVPSGSHVRLDYESSDLPVLAVRLQEMFGCTDTPRVLNGKVPVMLHLLSPARRPVQVTKDLASFWKSAYVEVKKELRGRYPKHHWPDDPLTAPPTAKAKRRPS; encoded by the coding sequence ATGAACCCACACACTATCACGTCTCGGCTCCCAATAGAAGATGTGTTGCCGACTCTCTGTGCGGCCTTGGCCCGCACCCCCAATGCCGTCCTGACGGCGCCGCCCGGCGCCGGGAAGACGACGGGCGTGCCGCCGGCGCTGCTCACGGCCTCCTGGCTGGGCGGCAACAAGCTGTTGCTCCTCGAACCCAGGCGGCTGGCCGCCCGCGCGGCGGCGCATCGGATGGCAACGGCCATGAATGAACAGGTCGGCGCCACCGTGGGCTATCGCATGCGGCTCGACAGCAAGATCGGGCCGAAGACCCGCATCGAAGTCGTGACCGAAGGCATCCTGACGCGCCTCCTCCAACAGGACCCGTCGCTCAGCGCCTATGGCGCGGTGCTCTTCGACGAATTTCACGAGCGCAGCCTCCAGGCGGACACGGGCCTCGCCCTCTGTCTGGAATCGCAGCGCCTGTTCCGCCCCGACCTGCGTCTGCTCGTCATGTCCGCCACGCTCGATGTGGAGGCCATTGCCACGCTGCTTGGCGAGGCGCCGGTGATCACTTGCGAAGGCCGCATGTTTCCCGTCGAGACCCGCTATCTCGAGCAGCCGATGGCCGGACATCTCGATAAGGCGGTCTCACAGATGATCCGCCGGTCGTTGGCGCAAGACAGCGGCAGCCTGCTCGTCTTTCTGCCCGGCATGGCGGAGATTCGCCGCGTTGAACGGATGTTGCTGGAGGCCAGCCTCGGCCCGGCTATTCTTGTGGCGCCCCTCCATGGCGATCTGCCGCAAGCCGCGCAGGATCTCGCCATCGCACCGGCTCCCGTCGGCACACGCAAAGTCGTATTGGCCACCTCGATTGCGGAAACCAGCTTGACCATCGACGGCGTGCGCGTCGTGATCGATGCCGGGCTCTTGCGTGTCCCCCGTTTCGACCCGCGTACCGGATTGACCAGGCTCGACACCATTCGCGTAACCCAAGATTCCGCCGACCAGCGCCGGGGCCGGGCCGGTCGCTTGGAGCCGGGGGTCTGCTACCGATTATGGACGGTCTCTGAACAGGCTGCGCTCACCCCGCGCCGCCCCCCGGAAATGTTGGACGCCGATCTGGCGCCGCTCATGCTCGATCTGGCCCTCTGGGGGACCGCCGATCCCTCGGAGTTGTCCTGGCTCACGCCGCCACCGTCAGGAACCGTCGCGCAGGCGAACGACTTGCTCACCCGCCTGGGCGCGCTCGATGCCACAGGTGCCATCACCGCCCATGGCCGCAAGATGGCTGACCTGCCCATCCACCCGCGATTGGCGCATATGCTTCTCCAATCCCTCCCGCTGCGCCTGACATCGCTGGCCTGCGACCTGGCGGCGTTGCTCAGTGAGCGGGATGTCCTGCGCGGGCCACCCGGCTGGCGGAACGCCGACCTGCGTCTGCGGCTCGATCTCCTCCACGGCATACAGGACCATGCCGGGGGCGCGACGGTCGATCGTGGCGCGATACAGCGCATCCGGCGCACCGCGGACCTCTGGCGGCACCATCTCGCCCGCTTGTCCGGCGCACCGCCGGCCGAGCAACCTCGCGACCATGACGCAGCGGGCATCCTGCTCGCCCTCGCTTACCCCGATCGCATCGCCCAGCGGCAGCCCGGCATGGATCGGCGCTATCGCATGGCCAACGGGCGAGGGGCCGTGTTTCCGAATCCCGATCCCCTGGCGGGGGAACCGTATCTCGTCATCGCCGAGCTGGACGGCGCCACCCAGTGGGCGCGCATCGACCTGGCCGCGCCGGTGACGCTGGCCGACATCGAACAGCTCTATCAGCATGAGATACGCATCTCGGACGCCGTGGTGTGGGACGAGAAGACGCAAGCTGTCCGCGCCTCTCGGCAGCGGCAGCTCTGGAGCCTGGTGCTGGCCGAGCAATCCCTGTCGAAGCCCGAGCCGTCGCTGATCGTGACCGCGCTCTTGCAAGGCCTCGCAGAGAAGGGCCTCGATCCATTGGCCTGGACGCCGGAGCTGCAACAATGGCGGGCGCGCGTCCAATTCCTTCGGCGCATGACCGGGCCGGAGTCTCCCTGGCCGGACCTCTCCAACGAGCATCTGCTCCAGACCCTCGATACATGGCTGGGCCCCTACCTCGACGGCTTCACTACCCTTGAGCGGGTCAAGCGGCTGGATCTCACGCCCCCCTTGCACGCCTTGCTGACCTGGGAGCAACAGCGGCAACTGGAGCGCCTGGCCCCCGCACAGATCACTGTGCCGAGCGGCTCGCATGTCCGTCTGGACTACGAATCGTCCGACTTGCCGGTGTTGGCCGTGCGGTTGCAGGAAATGTTCGGCTGTACCGATACGCCACGCGTACTGAATGGCAAGGTGCCGGTGATGCTGCATCTGCTGTCACCGGCTCGGCGTCCGGTGCAGGTGACCAAAGATCTCGCGAGCTTCTGGAAGTCCGCCTATGTCGAGGTCAAAAAAGAACTGCGTGGCCGATACCCGAAGCACCATTGGCCAGACGATCCCCTCACCGCCCCGCCTACGGCGAAAGCCAAGCGGCGCCCTTCATGA
- a CDS encoding ABC transporter ATP-binding protein gives MHETIIEAHGLKRYYYRGSETVKALDGVDLSIRTGEIVSILGPSGSGKTTLINLLSCLDAPTAGMLMVAGQSVAGLSEDELVEVRRGVLGFVFQQFSLLPTLTVSENVELPLMFLGRQTDPRRTAEVLKMVGLSDRTTHLPRELSGGQMQRVAIARALIVDPKILVADEPTGNLDKATGESIIALFKHLAADKGLAILITTHNAVFGYEADRAITLEDGRIVKEEDLRKGR, from the coding sequence ATGCACGAGACCATCATCGAAGCCCACGGACTCAAACGGTATTACTATCGAGGCAGCGAGACGGTCAAGGCGCTGGACGGCGTGGACCTCTCCATCAGGACCGGCGAGATCGTGTCGATCCTCGGGCCATCCGGATCAGGCAAGACAACGCTCATCAACCTGCTCTCCTGCCTCGATGCGCCGACAGCCGGAATGCTCATGGTGGCCGGCCAATCAGTCGCCGGGCTCTCCGAGGACGAGTTGGTCGAGGTCAGGCGCGGCGTGCTGGGATTCGTGTTCCAACAGTTCTCATTGTTGCCGACGCTGACCGTTTCAGAGAACGTCGAACTTCCCCTGATGTTCCTGGGGCGGCAAACCGATCCTCGGAGGACTGCCGAGGTACTGAAGATGGTCGGCCTGAGCGACCGGACCACCCATTTGCCGAGAGAACTGTCGGGCGGACAGATGCAGCGGGTGGCGATCGCACGCGCGCTGATCGTGGATCCGAAGATTCTGGTGGCGGACGAGCCCACCGGGAATCTCGACAAGGCGACGGGCGAATCCATTATCGCGCTGTTCAAACATCTGGCTGCCGACAAGGGGCTGGCCATCCTCATCACCACGCACAACGCCGTATTCGGCTATGAAGCGGACCGTGCAATTACGCTGGAGGATGGCAGGATCGTCAAGGAAGAGGATCTGCGGAAGGGGAGGTGA
- a CDS encoding FtsX-like permease family protein, protein MNETTQDPFVLRRYLVLAVKNLRRRPVRTGLTVAGVALAVTVAVSLGGFMLGYRGAIDKSINMLGYQVMIMAKGCPYEAATMMLKGGTGLLYLPGETYQQVKSDPDIESITPIFIGVAEKQASSIRDEGAASNFTVISGIDVPSFLIMKPWLGFKKGPGYADGRWFTPGSKNEVVLGFEAAEYEQRKVGDSFYASITPAGKPNPVMHQFTVVGVLERTGTQDDGTVFLPIDATREYFNRPNQLTILGIKLKEFSSFRLREFETRWLKLPEVQVVGLQQVKNTLVNLVATAQTMIAAVAAIAVIVALIGVVNTILMSVYERTAEIGIMKALGARRGSIFQLIWLETLMVCFAGALAGSAMAVIAAGLVEQAIKALADLGLSGSIVQITPALVGYTVLVAVVLGFFAGLYPAWRASSMRPIEAIGKGG, encoded by the coding sequence ATGAACGAAACAACCCAAGATCCGTTTGTGCTCCGGCGCTATCTCGTGCTGGCCGTCAAGAATCTGCGCCGGCGTCCGGTGCGCACAGGCTTAACCGTCGCCGGCGTCGCGCTGGCGGTCACGGTCGCCGTGTCGCTCGGAGGGTTTATGCTGGGGTACCGGGGCGCCATCGACAAGAGCATCAATATGCTGGGGTACCAGGTCATGATCATGGCCAAGGGCTGCCCTTACGAGGCCGCGACCATGATGCTCAAAGGCGGAACGGGGCTGCTCTATCTGCCAGGCGAAACGTACCAACAAGTAAAGAGCGATCCGGACATTGAAAGCATCACACCGATATTCATTGGGGTGGCGGAGAAGCAGGCCAGCAGCATCCGTGACGAAGGCGCGGCCAGTAACTTCACGGTTATCAGCGGTATCGATGTGCCAAGTTTCCTGATCATGAAGCCGTGGCTCGGGTTCAAGAAGGGGCCGGGGTACGCCGATGGCCGGTGGTTTACTCCTGGAAGCAAGAATGAGGTGGTGCTGGGCTTCGAGGCGGCCGAGTACGAACAACGCAAGGTTGGCGACAGCTTCTATGCCTCGATCACGCCGGCGGGCAAGCCCAACCCCGTCATGCATCAATTCACGGTCGTCGGGGTGCTGGAGCGGACCGGCACCCAGGACGACGGGACGGTGTTCCTGCCCATCGATGCGACACGGGAATATTTTAACCGGCCGAACCAGTTGACGATTCTCGGCATTAAGCTCAAGGAGTTCAGTTCGTTCAGGCTGCGCGAGTTCGAGACACGGTGGCTCAAGCTGCCGGAGGTGCAGGTGGTGGGGTTGCAGCAGGTGAAGAATACGTTGGTCAACCTGGTGGCCACAGCCCAGACCATGATCGCCGCCGTGGCCGCCATCGCCGTCATCGTCGCCCTCATCGGGGTCGTCAACACGATTCTGATGAGCGTGTATGAGCGCACGGCGGAAATCGGCATCATGAAAGCGCTTGGCGCGCGGCGGGGCAGTATCTTCCAGCTCATTTGGCTGGAAACGCTGATGGTGTGTTTTGCCGGTGCCCTGGCGGGGTCGGCAATGGCGGTCATTGCCGCAGGCCTTGTCGAGCAGGCGATCAAAGCGCTGGCCGATCTGGGCCTGTCCGGATCGATCGTGCAGATTACTCCGGCCCTCGTCGGCTACACCGTGCTCGTCGCCGTAGTGCTGGGATTCTTCGCGGGACTCTACCCTGCGTGGCGGGCATCGTCGATGCGGCCCATCGAAGCGATCGGCAAGGGAGGATGA
- a CDS encoding YtxH domain-containing protein, translated as MSEQGKQAAKMAAMIAGGAVIGAGLGLLFAPQSGAETRRDIGRAAKKAQLQATRWGRSVQSSVQHVMNRGKELVQGQDARPRIEAV; from the coding sequence ATGTCGGAACAAGGAAAGCAGGCAGCAAAAATGGCCGCGATGATCGCTGGCGGAGCGGTGATTGGAGCCGGGTTGGGGCTGCTCTTTGCGCCACAGTCCGGAGCGGAAACCCGCCGGGATATCGGACGGGCCGCGAAGAAGGCGCAACTGCAGGCCACTCGCTGGGGCCGGAGCGTGCAATCAAGTGTGCAGCACGTCATGAACCGCGGGAAAGAGCTGGTTCAAGGCCAAGACGCGCGGCCCAGAATCGAAGCCGTCTAA